A window of Deltaproteobacteria bacterium contains these coding sequences:
- a CDS encoding glycine/betaine/sarcosine/D-proline family reductase selenoprotein B gives MRIVHYLNQFFGGLGGEEQAGAGLEVRDGAVGPGKLFEQLLGDGSQIVASLICGDNFAVENQDSVIALALDKVREAKADLFLAGPCFLAGRYGMAAGALCAAVQSKLNIPVITGMARENPGADLYREFLYIIDSGDNAAKMRDVLARMAALAIKLARHDNIGAPKDEGYIARGLIRDQFVERTAGERLVDMVLAKVKSEPFESEMLPTTFAPIPMPPGVKDIKHAKLMLITDGGLVPKGNPDKIQGSAATRWGSYNIKGCQDLRGEDYEISHGGYDPQFVRQDPDRLVPLDVLREMQKEGCIGELHDEFLSTSGLANPLSNTRRMGREMAEKAKRLGIDAIILTST, from the coding sequence ATGCGAATCGTTCATTACCTGAATCAGTTTTTTGGCGGGCTCGGCGGCGAAGAGCAGGCTGGCGCTGGGTTGGAAGTTCGCGATGGCGCTGTCGGGCCGGGGAAATTGTTCGAGCAGCTGCTTGGCGATGGATCGCAGATTGTCGCGTCGCTCATCTGTGGCGATAATTTCGCTGTCGAGAATCAAGATTCTGTGATCGCTCTCGCTTTGGACAAGGTTCGCGAAGCGAAGGCGGATTTGTTTCTTGCCGGTCCGTGTTTTCTTGCCGGGCGCTACGGCATGGCCGCGGGCGCGCTGTGCGCCGCGGTGCAATCGAAATTAAATATCCCAGTGATCACGGGCATGGCGCGAGAGAATCCCGGCGCCGATCTCTATCGCGAGTTCCTGTACATCATCGATTCCGGCGACAATGCGGCGAAGATGCGCGATGTGCTCGCGCGCATGGCGGCGCTGGCGATTAAATTGGCCCGCCATGACAATATCGGCGCGCCCAAAGACGAGGGCTACATCGCGCGCGGTTTGATTCGCGATCAATTCGTCGAGCGCACGGCGGGGGAGCGTTTGGTCGATATGGTTTTGGCGAAAGTGAAAAGCGAACCGTTCGAGTCGGAAATGTTGCCGACGACATTTGCGCCGATTCCCATGCCGCCCGGCGTGAAAGATATCAAGCATGCCAAGCTCATGCTCATCACTGACGGCGGTTTGGTGCCCAAGGGCAATCCCGACAAGATTCAAGGTTCGGCGGCGACGCGCTGGGGTTCATACAATATTAAAGGCTGCCAAGATTTGCGCGGCGAGGACTACGAGATTTCCCACGGCGGTTACGATCCGCAGTTTGTTCGCCAGGACCCCGACCGCTTGGTGCCGTTGGACGTCTTGCGCGAGATGCAAAAAGAGGGCTGCATCGGCGAACTGCACGACGAGTTTCTCTCGACTTCCGGTTTGGCCAATCCGCTGTCGAACACCCGGCGCATGGGGCGCGAGATGGCCGAGAAGGCGAAACGGCTCGGCATCGACGCGATCATCCTCACGTCCACGTGA